A part of Vulcanisaeta moutnovskia 768-28 genomic DNA contains:
- a CDS encoding type IV pilin yields the protein MDTGKYNKHSHRNPSGGWLMRHTGISNVIATVLLIAVAMALVAALASFVFGILGNTVRNPNWPLMYYSLYNNYTSLKRNYTLLFQQYEELQSKYEQLLNKAVQCSCVNDVYATSTTNSLQGTLTNSQNTTLNNSNNTNTSPLGYDYDSLFMYPSYFTYEISNISTFFIVLTIHNGLNTTVTLYNITIYVNNDVIGNATIGATYSVNSTDDILIALFPGTRIGESSSLGNYFNNEVILFNSTLPTNITAINVLIGYGYGNKTFTYSYAINQSTMLNT from the coding sequence GTGGATACAGGTAAATACAACAAACACAGCCATAGGAACCCCAGTGGTGGTTGGCTTATGAGGCATACCGGTATTAGTAATGTCATCGCCACAGTACTTCTCATAGCCGTTGCCATGGCCTTGGTCGCTGCTTTAGCGTCCTTTGTTTTTGGTATCCTAGGGAACACCGTTAGGAATCCTAATTGGCCGTTGATGTATTATTCATTATATAATAATTACACGTCCCTTAAGAGAAATTACACATTATTATTTCAACAGTACGAGGAACTTCAGAGTAAGTATGAACAACTTCTAAACAAGGCCGTTCAGTGTTCATGCGTTAATGATGTATACGCAACGTCCACGACTAACTCATTGCAAGGGACCTTGACAAATAGTCAGAATACGACCCTTAATAATTCTAATAATACTAATACGAGTCCCTTGGGTTATGATTATGACTCATTGTTTATGTACCCCAGCTACTTTACTTATGAAATATCGAATATAAGTACCTTCTTTATTGTCTTGACTATCCATAATGGTTTGAATACGACGGTTACATTATATAACATCACTATATATGTTAATAATGACGTCATCGGCAACGCAACCATTGGTGCTACTTATAGTGTTAATTCTACTGATGATATATTGATAGCGTTATTCCCTGGCACTAGAATTGGTGAATCGTCATCATTAGGGAATTACTTCAATAATGAGGTGATTCTATTCAATTCCACCTTACCTACGAACATTACGGCCATAAACGTATTGATTGGTTACGGCTATGGCAATAAGACATTCACCTATAGTTATGCCATTAATCAAAGCACAATGCTTAATACTTAA
- a CDS encoding oligosaccharide flippase family protein: MGIVGKRAASSIFYGVTGSIASTLVAFAGSVVLARLLGPNYYGLVYALVALPQSLVGLVDLGLSGIIVRYGSRNEWDTALSAAFLRTTLVIIMTTAFLLLSRYIAYVFKRPYIIHYMLFVTLYFFAYSLALMMEALVGALGLFRVTNAMIVTRTTVRVSIAIVLVILGFGAISVIIGLIIGYLLEASVLASIAIYKLRQRIIQLIRDTKRLSRGIREVIVKMMPLIANVVVSSIVSPVISTLQIRYSNNELLGNFNVSSNIAAILDRIANTVSGGVTYGITASKDPDTINKSFIKGSMYSILIIGFFSIGALVFANKLTAVLYGSTYKYAYLMLMLQSVTLLGAVFGQNTSFLWAVGDTRLIGLLGVINAPVSLGAAVILIMKFGGVWGSLYTFIFSSYFGNILSLILTYKVHKALPDLKSNLRALVPSLLSGAIIYPFTLFLTPKISLLLAIPYTLLFALFTALFLRAKEINELIRVVAADRMLSLILRKPLLLILRINTYLYNMGWLQERLRYDE; the protein is encoded by the coding sequence ATGGGTATTGTAGGTAAGAGAGCAGCGTCAAGCATATTTTATGGAGTTACCGGCAGTATTGCATCAACATTGGTAGCATTTGCTGGTAGTGTTGTTCTTGCTAGGCTGCTTGGACCTAACTATTATGGTCTAGTCTATGCACTGGTAGCCCTACCTCAATCACTAGTTGGCCTTGTCGATCTCGGTCTCAGCGGCATTATTGTTAGGTATGGTTCTAGGAATGAGTGGGATACTGCCTTATCGGCTGCATTTTTACGAACGACACTCGTAATAATAATGACCACGGCATTCCTATTATTATCCAGGTATATAGCCTATGTATTCAAAAGGCCATATATAATACATTACATGCTTTTCGTCACACTTTACTTCTTTGCGTATTCCCTCGCATTAATGATGGAGGCACTTGTGGGCGCGCTGGGACTATTCCGTGTCACTAATGCTATGATTGTAACCAGAACCACCGTTAGGGTATCGATTGCCATAGTACTTGTCATACTTGGCTTTGGCGCTATTAGTGTTATAATAGGCTTGATAATTGGGTACTTGCTTGAAGCGTCGGTATTGGCATCAATAGCTATTTATAAGTTACGGCAAAGAATAATTCAGTTAATTCGCGATACTAAGAGATTATCTCGTGGCATACGTGAGGTGATAGTGAAAATGATGCCGTTAATTGCGAACGTTGTTGTTAGTTCGATAGTATCTCCCGTAATTTCTACGTTGCAGATTAGGTACTCGAATAATGAGCTTCTTGGGAATTTTAATGTGTCATCTAACATAGCCGCTATCCTTGATAGAATAGCCAATACAGTTAGTGGTGGCGTAACTTACGGCATAACCGCATCTAAGGATCCAGATACTATTAATAAGTCCTTCATAAAGGGGTCAATGTACTCGATATTAATAATCGGATTCTTTTCCATTGGTGCTCTTGTTTTTGCCAATAAACTTACCGCTGTTCTTTACGGGAGTACCTATAAATATGCCTACCTAATGCTTATGCTGCAATCAGTTACGTTGCTTGGCGCAGTTTTTGGACAAAATACTTCGTTTCTATGGGCAGTTGGTGACACGAGATTGATAGGCTTACTTGGTGTAATCAACGCCCCGGTTTCTCTAGGTGCTGCCGTGATTTTGATCATGAAATTTGGCGGTGTTTGGGGGTCCCTATATACATTCATATTTAGCTCTTACTTTGGCAATATTCTCTCCCTCATATTAACATACAAAGTACATAAAGCTCTTCCTGACCTTAAATCTAATTTACGTGCATTAGTACCGAGCTTACTATCTGGCGCCATTATTTACCCATTCACATTATTCCTTACTCCGAAAATATCACTGCTACTGGCTATACCATATACATTATTATTTGCCTTATTTACGGCGTTGTTTCTCAGGGCTAAAGAGATTAATGAGTTAATAAGGGTAGTGGCTGCAGATAGAATGTTAAGTCTAATTCTGCGTAAACCATTACTATTAATATTGAGGATTAATACCTACTTATACAATATGGGTTGGCTGCAGGAAAGGCTGCGTTATGATGAATAA
- a CDS encoding glycosyltransferase, producing the protein MNNREIRVGIIHKSIFSRHGGGGAEIFSLELASALKELGFRVIYIAGDEYNWGYYRKISGVNVKIDGEILFRNPPLFKAYDEFIDMLRLNSMRREIDILINTNGGVKPIPFVDITYIHSPLLFNMWYSWPSIYKAYLFPRNAILKSFAKHNMLGLILTNSRFTKIEIKKVMGLDSIVLYPPIDVERYMKYSNNEKRERLVISIGRFSPKKRYEDLIEIASRVKDVKFVIIGAVSDVNYMRRITRLIKEKGLSNVIVKPNASFQEKLELLSRAKVYLHTARNERFGISIVEGMAAGCVPVVYRSRGPWLDILEERQGVYGFAYRDLDEAASMIGNVLDNDVLWREILINTRSHVLKFSRNAFKRKLMMIMKETLATRNHYD; encoded by the coding sequence ATGAATAATAGGGAGATCAGGGTTGGGATAATACATAAGTCAATATTTAGCCGACACGGCGGTGGAGGGGCTGAGATATTCTCCTTAGAATTAGCCTCAGCATTGAAGGAGTTAGGGTTCAGGGTTATTTACATAGCAGGAGATGAATATAACTGGGGGTATTATAGGAAGATTAGCGGAGTTAATGTCAAGATTGATGGTGAAATTTTGTTTCGTAATCCGCCATTATTTAAGGCATATGATGAGTTCATTGATATGCTAAGACTTAATAGCATGCGTAGGGAAATTGATATTTTGATAAATACCAATGGTGGCGTTAAACCCATACCTTTTGTTGATATTACGTACATTCACTCACCATTATTATTCAACATGTGGTATTCGTGGCCTTCCATATACAAGGCATACCTATTTCCTCGCAATGCTATTCTCAAATCATTCGCTAAGCATAACATGTTGGGACTCATACTAACTAATTCTAGGTTTACAAAGATAGAAATTAAGAAGGTGATGGGGCTCGACTCAATAGTTCTTTATCCACCTATCGATGTGGAGAGGTACATGAAGTATTCAAATAATGAGAAGAGGGAAAGGCTCGTTATCTCAATTGGTAGGTTTTCACCAAAAAAGAGGTATGAAGATCTTATCGAGATTGCGAGTAGGGTTAAGGATGTCAAGTTCGTAATAATTGGTGCCGTTTCTGACGTGAACTATATGAGGAGAATTACCAGGCTAATTAAGGAGAAGGGCCTTAGTAATGTTATCGTTAAGCCTAACGCATCATTCCAGGAAAAACTGGAACTTTTGAGTAGGGCTAAGGTTTATCTCCATACGGCACGTAATGAGAGGTTCGGCATATCCATAGTGGAGGGTATGGCCGCAGGCTGTGTACCCGTGGTATATAGGAGCCGTGGCCCCTGGTTAGACATACTTGAGGAGAGACAGGGTGTTTATGGATTTGCATATAGGGACCTTGACGAGGCAGCCTCTATGATTGGCAATGTGTTGGATAATGACGTATTGTGGAGGGAGATCCTGATTAATACTAGGTCTCATGTACTTAAATTCTCAAGAAACGCCTTTAAGAGGAAGCTCATGATGATTATGAAAGAAACTTTAGCGACCCGAAATCATTATGATTAG
- a CDS encoding glycosyltransferase, which yields MDKIVILGCNGGTDIAYGGGAYVVTAMAKCLSENGFEVHLVSTIGLDPHELVSVHNISFGNNVYTHYLFKYSRSTKIPYIIALRLLSRLKKLLNSLNPTLVIYNDDYLLSIDRELRRNKVPRILYAHFPYITRRRLGLGFTYRTTEWTLTEATINYISIDNMFGDLRDIDYLITNSEGLNNVIRVVHNINNITTLRPPLIQITGNTRRKLRPIFLHAARQDKTFLQNELTNFMTIINEKVPNSLFIINRNKSRALFKLSIGNARIIATQWIPNDLWYKVLNATKYYLHFKWFEGLGIATAEAVMNGAIPIAYRSSFNGSWTDIARLCDRDCGFSSVDEAVEHVLDFESDDTKFSRVSNYLVSELSRVMNYDYFCKSLTSIINKFI from the coding sequence ATGGATAAAATCGTAATACTCGGCTGTAATGGAGGGACAGATATAGCATACGGTGGTGGTGCTTATGTGGTTACTGCAATGGCTAAGTGCTTATCTGAGAATGGGTTTGAAGTGCATTTAGTATCTACAATAGGCCTTGACCCACATGAACTAGTATCTGTGCACAATATATCATTTGGCAACAACGTATACACGCATTACCTATTCAAGTACAGCAGAAGTACTAAGATACCCTATATTATTGCCCTAAGATTACTCTCCAGACTTAAGAAACTGCTAAACTCATTAAATCCAACACTCGTAATTTATAACGATGATTACCTACTAAGTATTGACCGTGAACTACGTAGGAATAAAGTTCCGAGAATACTCTATGCGCACTTTCCGTATATAACAAGGCGAAGGCTTGGTTTAGGTTTCACGTACAGGACGACGGAGTGGACATTAACTGAGGCCACAATTAATTATATTAGTATTGATAATATGTTTGGCGATCTAAGGGATATTGATTATTTAATAACGAATTCGGAGGGTTTAAATAACGTAATTAGGGTTGTTCATAACATTAATAATATAACCACTTTAAGACCGCCACTCATACAAATAACTGGCAATACCAGACGTAAGTTAAGACCCATATTCCTGCATGCAGCAAGGCAGGATAAGACGTTCCTTCAGAACGAACTCACAAACTTCATGACAATAATCAATGAGAAGGTTCCAAACTCATTGTTTATAATTAATAGAAACAAGTCTCGGGCATTATTTAAGTTAAGTATTGGTAATGCGAGGATTATTGCGACTCAATGGATACCCAATGATTTATGGTATAAGGTGTTAAATGCAACAAAGTATTACCTGCACTTTAAGTGGTTTGAGGGTCTTGGAATAGCCACGGCTGAGGCTGTAATGAATGGTGCAATACCGATTGCGTATAGGTCCTCGTTTAATGGTAGTTGGACTGATATTGCTAGGCTTTGTGATAGGGATTGTGGATTTAGTAGTGTTGATGAGGCCGTGGAGCATGTACTCGATTTCGAGAGTGATGATACTAAATTCAGTAGAGTTAGTAATTACCTAGTTAGTGAGCTTTCTAGGGTTATGAACTATGATTACTTCTGTAAGTCCCTAACTTCAATAATTAATAAATTCATATAA